The genomic stretch AAAAACTAATGATATGATGGTAGTTAAAAGCATTTCAGAGCTTAACAAGGCATAGTTACTTTGTTAAATTCAAATAATTGCATTTCAATGGGGAAAATGGCATACTTTTACTATACTACTCAGCATGAATTTCATGTCAACAGTGTTGCCAAAACATGTGAAAAGTAATCCCAGATTAAATCAGCAAGGCTATTTCACGACCATTCTCTTGGTAGGATCTCCTATTTATCCGTGTTATTAGCTGCCAGTTTTGTCACAGCTATACAGGCACTTGTAGTGAGCAATCCTCTTAGTGTTAACAGGGAAAAGAATTAAACTAACCCATGTGACATTACGTCAACCTGTCATCTGCTTTAGGTATGAAGGTTGGTAGAGAGTTCTCAGTTCTTGCTCATATTCATCATATTCCGACATTGTTTTTCtgtatcaaaaataatttggGTGATTTCTTTCCTGTACAATTTGTAAAGGAACTGCTAGTAGCCAAAGCAGCTGGACTATTCATTATACAGATGTATCAAAGACTATCATTACCAACAGATCTTAATACAAGTCCTCCAGTAACACCACGCTGCTGgtcttctgttttatcagctCGTGACCTGCAGTCAGTCCCTCAGGGACTCAAGCTTTATATAGACAAAAAATGTATATCGTCTGAAAAGTGTTGAATTGTAATTTCTCTAACCATTTAGTTTCACATTCCCGTGTGAAAATATTAAGTTATTTAAGATTATTGAAAAGGGTAAAATGCTGAAGTTATGCATTTCTCCCACTGAACTAGttgtagtttgtagttctaCTTTGTAGTTGTATGAACCATGTAGACATGCTGTGCTAGCCTGCCACCGTGTGGAGATTGGTGAGCATGACATGGGCAATGTTCAAAGGGGATACAGGAAGTTACTACAGACTTGCTTTGTTGCCATGGCTACTGTGGAGGAAAGCAAGGCTTTTAACTGTGAAACAGGATCTTCAGTAGAAGGAGCGAAAGCTGGTAAACCTCACATTTATTGACTCATTTCACCATCAGCTGAGGTACTAAATGTATTCTTAGAGCTCAGTTTGTACATGTATCCTTTCTTGGATATCAGAGCTCTTAGTATTAATCAGTTGCCACAATAAACGGTGAATTGTTTTCTTCtcacagttttgtttattgAAACTTTTCGGGCATACAAGGATGAACagttcattcatttgaatggcCCTTTCTGTACAAGTACATAGGTAATTACTTTTatatatggatagatggagagatagtaacagtaataataacaataaatatgtactAAGAAGAGACTTAGTTTAAAGTTAGACTGCCACAGtcacaaaatctgtccacagacggacagaaataaaaagtaagAGAGAAGATTAACAAATAACACAGTGAGTTTGCAGACTAATTGAAGTTGACACAACATGGATATAAATTCCTAAAAATAATGTGTCTGTTCACATTCATCGAGTCACAAAAAATAATTAGCAATTGTGACCTTTCACCCCTAACCGGCTGTGCTCTTTAAACCTGGTTTCCAAGGTTGTCCCGTCTCCTCAGTGTTGCCCTCAGGGGCATTTCTGTCATCGTATTCGATTTAAGAGGAACTACTTGTCACCAACTGTATGTTAGAGACACAGTGAGGCTTTTGTGGCCCTCCGCCTGCCTCAACctccctctgttctctctttctgagTCTCTTTGTGAGCAGGTGGGCACCACATCTCTAACAATCGTCTTTTTTGTCATTCCTAAAGTTAATTTGAGGAGTTGAAAATAATACagcaagttgtttttttttcagatgtGAATGACTGTGCCAGCCAGCCCTGTAAGAATGAAGGGAAATGTCGAGATCTCGATGGAGACTACACCTGCCGGTGCCCCTCACCGTATGTTGGAAAGCAGTGCCAGCTACGTACGTTCACAAACTACCGCGTCATTTCATTTCACACACTTCtctcagatatatatatatcctagtGTCGCTTTGCTTTTCCTTACAAAACGTTTTCAAAAAGTGTAAACGAAACCATGGACAGGTATAATAGCCTGAACAAGTACTTTACCTGTGGTTTACTCAAGCATAAGTCAAAGTAAAAAGTATCGTTCTTATTCTTTTAAGTGGAAAAGTGCCTACATTGTTTTTTAGCACCACAATTACACTCCCCAAAAAATTTGCACAGTGATTTAAACTGTGGAGTAAATGTAGTTACTTGCTTTCCCCCTTGATAATATTGTAATATCTGTGTCCCAGGTTGTATTTCCCTGctggggatggagggaggagcaATCGTGGAGTCCCAGCTTTCAGCTTCCTCTGTGCACTACGGCGTTCTGGGTCTTCAGCGCTGGGGCCCGGAGTTGGCTCGACTCAATAATCAAGGCATCGTCAACGCCTGGACGTCAGCCGCCCATGACAGGAACCCCTGGATCGAGGTGGGAGAAGTGAACACTTTAAAATCATGAGGCTGGTGATTGAGAGCTGTGATGCTGACTTGTTCACTTGTTGACAAACAGATTAATATGCAGAAGAAGATGCGTCTGACGGGCATCATCACTCAAGGTGCCAGTCGCATGGGCACGTCTGAGTACATCAAGGCCTTCAAGGTGGCGAGCAGCTTAGATGGAAACAGTTATACCACTCACAGAGTGGACGGCCAACGGAGGGACAAGGTTAGAGGACTTCCCTTAAATACAGGTTATTTACAATGTTTACCGGCAGAAGACTTCTGTTTCTTCAGCTTACTCGCCTGCtttcttgtgtctgtgtgttgcaggtttTCATGGGCAACACAGATAACGACAGCACAAAGACCAACCTCTTTGACCCTCCTGTCGTGGCCCAGTACGTCCGCATCATCCCCGTGGTTTGCCGCAGGGCCTGCACACTACGCATGGAGCTGGTGGGCTGCGAACTCAatggtaaacacacagaaaacatccTGTTTACAATTTTGACGCGACACAGCAAGTGCAGAAACTGTGCAGATAATGATGCAggatagaaaaacaaatgtgatgttAATGAAAAAGAACAGATGCACTACTGTAAGTCAAGGCAAGTTATATCCTTTGTCCATTTTGAACAAAGGTTAAACGATATGTATAAATCCCTGAAGTGGGGTTAAGTGAGGAAATGCTCTTGTTTTACTTTCCCTTCGCCTCTGGTTTTACTGTGTCGATTTGTTCTTGCTGTAGTTACACTGGCACATGATGACAGACAGTGTTCTGTGGGTAGACCTCACTGCAGCAATAAAagcagagatagaaacacacatttgtgttttgttccaCTTCCATCCTTTTGTCCTTTGTCTTCTTTAAACATAGCagctaaaacatttacagaacaacatGGTGAATGTTTACACACTGCATACGTAGCTTTACACACTTTATCGCATGCATTCTTCTACTCTCTACGCCTCTTTCTATTCCTTTCTCTTGGTCATTCACGGGTGTAAAAGTGACTTTAATCAGTCTTATCTTCTGAATGTTTCTAATTTCTTTCAAACAGATGAAAGGTGAATTTAATTTCTTTGGGTGtattcttttttctctttcctctgtcACTTTCTGTCGCTTTGgtttcccctccctccatctttctgtctgtttttgatTCACAGTTTATTCAAACACGGCAGGTTGCTCAGAGCCTCTGGGAATGAAGTCTCGCCTCGTCTCAGACGGGCAGCTTTCAGCCTCCAGCTCTTTCCGCACGTGGGGCATTGATACCTTCACGTGGCATCCTCAGTTTGCCCGACTGGACAAGCAGGGAAAGACAAACGCCTGGTCTCCTGCCCACAACAACCGCTCGGAGTGGATGCAGGTGACGGGGAAATCTTAGCGGTAAAATGTCATTATTGGTAAAACATTCCTATAAAGCCAGCAGTataactgttttctttgttgcttCACCAGGTCGATCTAGAGAAGACAAAGCTTCTCACAGGCATCATCACTCAGGGGGCCAAGGACTTTGGGGTGGTGCAGTTTCTGTCACTGTTTAAAGTGGCTTACAGTAACGATGGAGAGTCATGGAGTATGGTGAAGGAGGAGAACACCGGCTATGAAAAGGTCAGACATATTGGAATCCCTGACATGTATTTCCCTAATACAGTTGACTGTATATGATATGCATGTTTTAGTCAATTAGTTCATTTCAATGCAGaactttttttaaagccttttagAGTCTTGAATAATCGAATACCTCTTTTCTGAAGTGTTTGTGCATAAACCGAAGTTTCAAATAAGTAATACATAAAGCCTACAGTTTGTAAAATGTCAGCTTcccttcctgctctctctttccctttatAGTGAGATATATGTTTGCTGGAGGAGTAGAACCATAGCTTCTTTCTCTGACAGGACTAGAACCTATTCAGCTGCAATAGCTGGACCAAGATGATCCAATAAAACTGTAAAGCCAGctctgatgttttgagcatagAGTCAGCAAGCGCATGATAATGAAGCTCTGTCTGAAAGCTATGAGCGTTTGGGTGGGGCTGTTAGGATTTGGGTTGTAAAGTTGCAGTATGATTAACAAACACCGATGAGAGATGGCCAATAAGACATTTGGTGGATGTATTGCAGtttgctctcctccttccttaTCGCCTGTTTCTTTTTACAACTGAATTGTCACTCTTACCAAATTCAACAGAACATGCTTTACAATCACTTCAGCTcaataagtcattattttactttaaccGTAACATTTACTTGCAGCTTTTCCAAGGCAACACTGACAACAACACCCACAAGAAGAATCTATTCGAGCCTCCGTTCTATGCCCGATACGTCCGCGTTGTCCCCTGGGAGTGGCACGAGCGCATCACTCTACGCATGGAGCTGCTGGGCTGCGATGATTAGAAACTCTTCAGTCACTCCTCTGACGGTGCTGCGTCCTCATCCGGTCGCTCCATCTCCACAGCGGAGGAACGGGTCTCGAACAGAATCCTCTGTTCTGGACTCCCAAGTGTCGTCTGCTGGGACTGTAACACTTGTAGCACTTTCTGACTAGTGacctttttatgtttatgttaataa from Cottoperca gobio chromosome 3, fCotGob3.1, whole genome shotgun sequence encodes the following:
- the LOC115027488 gene encoding EGF-like repeat and discoidin I-like domain-containing protein 3 gives rise to the protein MKRPGNVITATLTTLTLLLCLCSVRGNYCEVNVCINGGTCVTGIGEDPFICICVDGFGGDTCNLTEIGPCSPNPCKNDGSCKLITQTRRGDVFNEYICKCQPGFEGAHCQINVNDCASQPCKNEGKCRDLDGDYTCRCPSPYVGKQCQLRCISLLGMEGGAIVESQLSASSVHYGVLGLQRWGPELARLNNQGIVNAWTSAAHDRNPWIEINMQKKMRLTGIITQGASRMGTSEYIKAFKVASSLDGNSYTTHRVDGQRRDKVFMGNTDNDSTKTNLFDPPVVAQYVRIIPVVCRRACTLRMELVGCELNVYSNTAGCSEPLGMKSRLVSDGQLSASSSFRTWGIDTFTWHPQFARLDKQGKTNAWSPAHNNRSEWMQVDLEKTKLLTGIITQGAKDFGVVQFLSLFKVAYSNDGESWSMVKEENTGYEKLFQGNTDNNTHKKNLFEPPFYARYVRVVPWEWHERITLRMELLGCDD